A window of Silurus meridionalis isolate SWU-2019-XX chromosome 28, ASM1480568v1, whole genome shotgun sequence contains these coding sequences:
- the LOC124381110 gene encoding 5,6-dihydroxyindole-2-carboxylic acid oxidase-like isoform X2 has product MYGIRAVLVLCLCALSVRAQFPRDCTSAEALRSARCCPSPFGRDDPCGASLGRGQCAPVRADTRAHGPQYPHVGQDDRERWPLRFFASACRCTGNFYGFNCGQCRHGFTGANCDTPVPVVRRNVLSLSASDRRSFVNALDQAKKTVHPDLVIATRRYNELFSPDGNTTLFENITIYNYFVWSHYYSVSKTYLGGGQPSFGGVDFSHEGPGFVTWHRYHLLQLERDIQNMLQDPRFALPYWNFAIGGNQCDICTDDLMGARNSFDENGISSNSIFSQWRVVCEGLEDYDTLGTICNSTETSPIRRNPAGNVARPMVQKLPEPQDIEACLQLTTFDTPPFYSTSSESFRNTIEGYSAPEGTYDPVVRSLHNLAHLFLNGTGGQTHLSPNDPIFVLLHTFTDAIFDEWLRRHPESANYPMENAPIGHNRDYNMVPFWPPITNAEMFATAPENLGYSYEATWPARPITLTEIITIGVIAALIVVAIVFAVTTCAVRSRANNSESRQHLLGEQYQRYDDHETHSNKTQSVV; this is encoded by the exons ATGTATGGGATACGCGCTGTTCTAGTGCTGTGCTTGTGCGCGCTCTCCGTGCGCGCGCAGTTCCCGCGCGACTGCACGAGCGCCGAGGCCCTGCGCAGCGCGCGCTGCTGCCCGTCGCCGTTCGGCCGCGACGACCCGTGCGGCGCGAGCCTCGGCCGCGGCCAGTGCGCGCCGGTGCGGGCGGACACGCGCGCGCACGGCCCGCAGTACCCGCACGTGGGCCAGGACGACCGCGAGCGCTGGCCGCTGCGCTTCTTCGCCAGCGCGTGCCGCTGCACTGGGAACTTTTACGGCTTCAACTGCGGCCAGTGCAGGCATGGATTCACCGGGGCCAACTGCGACACCCCCGTGCCAGTCG taagaaGAAATGTTCTATCTCTAAGCGCGAGTGACAGACGGTCCTTCGTGAATGCTCTGGACCAGGCCAAGAAGACCGTACACCCAGACCTGGTCATCGCCACACGCCGATATAATGAGCTGTTCAGCCCTGATGGTAACACCACTCTGTTTGAAAACATCACCATCTACAACTACTTCGTGTGGTCGCACTACTACTCCGTGAGTAAGACATATCTCGGTGGTGGACAGCCCAGCTTTGGGGGTGTGGACTTCTCTCATGAGGGACCTGGGTTTGTCACATGGCACCGATACCACCTCCTGCAGCTTGAGCGGGACATTCAG AACATGTTGCAAGACCCAAGATTTGCTCTGCCATACTGGAACTTTGCCATTGGAGGAAACCAGTGTGACATCTGCACTGATGATCTAATGGGCGCCAGAAACAGCTTTGATGAAAACGGTATCAGCTCCAATTCCATCTTCTCCCAGTGGCGTGTCGTGTGTGAGGGCCTGGAAGACTATGACACGCTGGGCACCATCTGCAACA gtaCTGAGACCAGCCCTATCAGAAGGAACCCAGCTGGGAATGTAGCAAGGCCTATGGTGCAGAAGCTTCCAGAGCCTCAGGACATTGAAGCTTGCTTGCAGCTAACCACATTCGACACCCCTCCATTTTACTCCACTTCATCTGAGAGCTTTAGAAACACCATCGAGG GCTACAGCGCACCTGAAGGTACCTATGATCCTGTGGTACGAAGCCTGCACAATTTGGCTCACCTGTTCCTGAATGGTACTGGCGGACAAACACACCTTTCCCCTAACGATCCCATCTTTGTCCTGCTTCACACCTTTACTGACGCCATCTTTGATGAGTGGCTTCGGAGACACCCGG aatctGCCAACTACCCAATGGAAAATGCTCCCATCGGCCATAACAGAGATTACAACATGGTGCCCTTCTGGCCTCCAATCACCAACGCGGAAATGTTTGCGACCGCTCCAGAGAACCTGGGTTACTCCTATGAAGCCACCTGGCCTG CCCGCCCAATCACTCTGACTGAGATCATCACAATCGGCGTGATAGCGGCACTTATCGTCGTGGCGATCGTCTTCGCAGTCACGACATGCGCCGTGCGCTCACGTGCCAATAACTCTGAGAGCCGGCAGCATCTGCTGGGGGAACAGTACCAACGCTATGACGATCATGAAACCCACAGCAACAAGACCCAGTCTGTGGTTTAA
- the LOC124381110 gene encoding 5,6-dihydroxyindole-2-carboxylic acid oxidase-like isoform X1, with the protein MYGIRAVLVLCLCALSVRAQFPRDCTSAEALRSARCCPSPFGRDDPCGASLGRGQCAPVRADTRAHGPQYPHVGQDDRERWPLRFFASACRCTGNFYGFNCGQCRHGFTGANCDTPVPVVRRNVLSLSASDRRSFVNALDQAKKTVHPDLVIATRRYNELFSPDGNTTLFENITIYNYFVWSHYYSVSKTYLGGGQPSFGGVDFSHEGPGFVTWHRYHLLQLERDIQNMLQDPRFALPYWNFAIGGNQCDICTDDLMGARNSFDENGISSNSIFSQWRVVCEGLEDYDTLGTICNSTETSPIRRNPAGNVARPMVQKLPEPQDIEACLQLTTFDTPPFYSTSSESFRNTIEGYSAPEGTYDPVVRSLHNLAHLFLNGTGGQTHLSPNDPIFVLLHTFTDAIFDEWLRRHPESANYPMENAPIGHNRDYNMVPFWPPITNAEMFATAPENLGYSYEATWPGTSHHAFSISSPARPITLTEIITIGVIAALIVVAIVFAVTTCAVRSRANNSESRQHLLGEQYQRYDDHETHSNKTQSVV; encoded by the exons ATGTATGGGATACGCGCTGTTCTAGTGCTGTGCTTGTGCGCGCTCTCCGTGCGCGCGCAGTTCCCGCGCGACTGCACGAGCGCCGAGGCCCTGCGCAGCGCGCGCTGCTGCCCGTCGCCGTTCGGCCGCGACGACCCGTGCGGCGCGAGCCTCGGCCGCGGCCAGTGCGCGCCGGTGCGGGCGGACACGCGCGCGCACGGCCCGCAGTACCCGCACGTGGGCCAGGACGACCGCGAGCGCTGGCCGCTGCGCTTCTTCGCCAGCGCGTGCCGCTGCACTGGGAACTTTTACGGCTTCAACTGCGGCCAGTGCAGGCATGGATTCACCGGGGCCAACTGCGACACCCCCGTGCCAGTCG taagaaGAAATGTTCTATCTCTAAGCGCGAGTGACAGACGGTCCTTCGTGAATGCTCTGGACCAGGCCAAGAAGACCGTACACCCAGACCTGGTCATCGCCACACGCCGATATAATGAGCTGTTCAGCCCTGATGGTAACACCACTCTGTTTGAAAACATCACCATCTACAACTACTTCGTGTGGTCGCACTACTACTCCGTGAGTAAGACATATCTCGGTGGTGGACAGCCCAGCTTTGGGGGTGTGGACTTCTCTCATGAGGGACCTGGGTTTGTCACATGGCACCGATACCACCTCCTGCAGCTTGAGCGGGACATTCAG AACATGTTGCAAGACCCAAGATTTGCTCTGCCATACTGGAACTTTGCCATTGGAGGAAACCAGTGTGACATCTGCACTGATGATCTAATGGGCGCCAGAAACAGCTTTGATGAAAACGGTATCAGCTCCAATTCCATCTTCTCCCAGTGGCGTGTCGTGTGTGAGGGCCTGGAAGACTATGACACGCTGGGCACCATCTGCAACA gtaCTGAGACCAGCCCTATCAGAAGGAACCCAGCTGGGAATGTAGCAAGGCCTATGGTGCAGAAGCTTCCAGAGCCTCAGGACATTGAAGCTTGCTTGCAGCTAACCACATTCGACACCCCTCCATTTTACTCCACTTCATCTGAGAGCTTTAGAAACACCATCGAGG GCTACAGCGCACCTGAAGGTACCTATGATCCTGTGGTACGAAGCCTGCACAATTTGGCTCACCTGTTCCTGAATGGTACTGGCGGACAAACACACCTTTCCCCTAACGATCCCATCTTTGTCCTGCTTCACACCTTTACTGACGCCATCTTTGATGAGTGGCTTCGGAGACACCCGG aatctGCCAACTACCCAATGGAAAATGCTCCCATCGGCCATAACAGAGATTACAACATGGTGCCCTTCTGGCCTCCAATCACCAACGCGGAAATGTTTGCGACCGCTCCAGAGAACCTGGGTTACTCCTATGAAGCCACCTGGCCTG GTACCTCACATCACGCCTTCTCAATTTCCTCTCCAGCCCGCCCAATCACTCTGACTGAGATCATCACAATCGGCGTGATAGCGGCACTTATCGTCGTGGCGATCGTCTTCGCAGTCACGACATGCGCCGTGCGCTCACGTGCCAATAACTCTGAGAGCCGGCAGCATCTGCTGGGGGAACAGTACCAACGCTATGACGATCATGAAACCCACAGCAACAAGACCCAGTCTGTGGTTTAA